A section of the Chelmon rostratus isolate fCheRos1 chromosome 16, fCheRos1.pri, whole genome shotgun sequence genome encodes:
- the prrt1 gene encoding proline-rich transmembrane protein 1 has protein sequence MSSEKHGLDDSGRQTMQPPPYLPGPQDPNVPQHPNMQPAPGTQPNYPPPPPPPGSEGYLQETQFHCGTLGPQGAPQGYTVQTQAPGGTMPHPPVGYLHPGYPLQLQPCTAYVPVYPMASGQPYMPAGGGHPGIPPGQIHPMQMPASITLMDRRPPHDYLPIAVLTTVCCFWPTGIIAIIKAVQVRTAIARGDMVTAEIASREARNFSFISLAVGIASIVLCTILTVVVIIASQHHDDDWEP, from the exons ATGTCGTCGGAAAAACACG GTCTCGATGACTCTGGCCGTCAGACCATGCAGCCTCCTCCGTACCTCCCTGGCCCGCAGGACCCGAACGTGCCCCAGCACCCCAACATGCAGCCTGCGCCGGGCACCCAACCCAACTaccctcctccgcctcctcccccgGGCTCAGAGGGATATCTCCAAGAAACCCAGTTCCACTGCGGCACGCTGGGACCCCAGGGCGCACCGCAGGGCTACACGGTCCAGACCCAGGCCCCTGGAGGCACCATGCCTCACCCCCCTGTAGGATACCTCCATCCGGGCTACCCGCtacagctgcagccctgcacaGCTTACGTACCCGTCTACCCCATGGCATCG GGTCAGCCCTACATGCCGGCCGGGGGAGGCCACCCAGGGATCCCACCGGGCCAGATTCATCCCATGCAAATGCCAGCCAGCATTACCCTAATGGACCGCCGGCCACCACACGACTACCTGCCCATCGCTGTGCTCACCACCGTCTGCTGCTTCTGGCCGACAGGCATCATTGCGATCATCAAAGCAGTGCAG GTGCGCACGGCGATAGCCAGAGGGGACATGGTGACGGCGGAAATAGCCTCCCGCGAGGCGCGCAACTTCTCCTTCATCAGCCTGGCTGTCGGCATCGCCTCCATTGTGCTGTGCACCATCCTCACCGTGGTAGTCATCATCGCCTCGCAGCACCACGACGACGACTGGGAGCCGTAA